In a single window of the Zea mays cultivar B73 chromosome 5, Zm-B73-REFERENCE-NAM-5.0, whole genome shotgun sequence genome:
- the LOC109939576 gene encoding uncharacterized protein produces the protein MVPLLLRLRLPLLTRSPVHLTAHAAVFGSSSPDLPAQLPASSLPLSMPRALPARRVAPQLSGVPSSPYARYKFPSPIAARRARCFLELGRDLAVVHQLQRTAELPCLPWPSVQLPCSLISARRTRLSPSSPKSDSVSLSSIPVVKLSGSPAFHPCAHVPAELGPVHLAALGL, from the coding sequence ATGGTGCCCCTTCTGCTCAGACTGCGTCTCCCTCTGCTCACGCGCTCCCCTGTTCATCTCACTGCGCATGCAGCGGTGTTCGGCTCCAGCTCGCCGGACCTCCCTGCCCAGCTCCCAGCGTCGAGCTTACCTCTGTCCATGCCGCGCGCCCTTCCTGCTCGCCGCGTCGCGCCCCAGCTCTCTGGCGTGCCGAGCTCGCCCTACGCGCGCTACAAGTTTCCTTCTCCAATCGCCGCGCGCCGCGCACGCTGCTTCCTGGAGCTCGGCCGTGACCTCGCCGTCGTTCATCAGCTCCAGCGCACAGCCGAACTCCCCTGCCTCCCATGGCCGAGTGTCCAGCTCCCTTGTTCCCTGATTTCTGCGCGCCGCACGCGCCTCTCCCCGAGCTCGCCCAAATCAGACAGTGTCTCCCTCAGCTCGATCCCTGTCGTGAAGCTTTCTGGCTCGCCGGCGTTTCACCCGTGCGCGCACGTTCCTGCCGAGCTCGGTCCTGTCCATCTTGCCGCGCTCGGTCTCTAG